TGGCAGAATGCGAATTTATAGAGAAAAACGAAAACATTTTAATCACTGGAAGCACCGGTGTCGGTAAAAGTTATTTAGGTACTGCATTAGGTTATCAAGCCTGTATACAGGGTTTTAAGGTAAGTTATTTTAATACCTCAAAATTGTTCGCTAGACTAAAAATGGCTAAAGCAGATGGTACTTATCTACGGGAACTTACCAAAATACAAAGACAGGATGTTATAATACTTGATGATTTTGGACTCCAGGCACTTGACAGCCATAACCGAATTACTCTTTTAGAGATCATAGAGGACAGGCATAATAACGGCTCTATAATCGTGACATCACAAATACCAGTTCAAGGCTGGTATGATATAATTGGAGAAAAAACGATAGCCGATGCAATATTAGACAGACTTATACACCAATCTCATAGGCTTGAATTACATGGAGAATCCATGAGAAAGAAAAGAGGAATAAACAAAGAGTGATATTTTATTATATTTGAATACTAATTAACAGATGAAAAAATATAGTTTTTAATCAAAACGGAGGTGCTCACTTTGCACCGGAATTAGGTGGTCATTTTGAACTGGAATCAGGTGCTCACTTTAAAACGGAATGGGGTGATCAATATAACCGGAATTTGCACCTTTCGGCCACGGAGCCAGTTATAAATGCCATTATGATTATGGCTGTAAATCCAATTTTTTTCATGTTAAAAACTTTATATGATTATTTAGTTTTGTCGACCGCTCCAAATATATTTATAATAGCCAATACGTGTTTGTTTATTAACAAATGGACTGTATTTATGTAAAATTCTATATTTTGTTCTATTTTAATGCTATATTAATGGAGTGTTGATATTTTTTCGAACAAAAAATATCACTATACGGTTTTTTGTAGTCAGTAATTTGTGAGTTGAGTACTGATAAATTTATAGTTTTTTAGATTTTATGGCACTAAAAAGCTGCTAAATGTTACAAATAAAAGAATTCGTAGATTAAAACTTTAAAAAACAGGAGATTTCAGATGGGAAAATAGCATCTCTGAAGGGAAGAAATTATGAAGAGATAGTGCTATGCAATACTCCCAAATACAAAAGAGGTATTAGGGCATTTCGAAATAAATTCGATCTTGGACTAAAAAACTAAAACGATAAGCATTTGTTACAAATACTGGCTATACGCTTTAATCTTTTCTGCCAGGCGGTGTTCCAGAAACGTATTCCCACCCGACAGTTGGGCTAAGATTACTTTAGCCTGTTCCTGATAGTCGGCTTTTTTGGCAGTATCCCAATGCGCAGGTGGTTGCTGTAGATTCGTAATCCGGTCGGCCAATTTTACGGCCCATACTTCCGGTACCGATTCCCGGATCCGGTTCAGGCTATCCATCATGCGTGCCTCCTTGGGCAATGCACTGTTTTTAGTCAGCGCCAATACTCCTGAAGCTACCGTGGTTCCAAACTCCTCTTCCAGCTCATAGTAGGTCGTATCGGTATCTTCAATCGTATCATGAAGTAAGGCCAGCTGCAAGGCCAGTGTCAGGTTAAAATCGGAATGATGTTGTGCGGCCACCAGGATCTCCATGGCGACATTGCTCAGGTGGACCACATAAGGAATGGAAGACGAAGGTAACGTTTGTCCCAAATGTTTGATGCTGGCAAATCTAAGTGTATCCTGATAAATGGTTTGAACGGTCATAGGGATGTATTTGAGTTGTGCAATGTAGTTTTGTAAAAATACGACCGAAACCCAAAAGAAGCCATATCCGTTAGGGAATATTTATCAAAGGACACACTTCAGGCAAGACGTTTGTGATTCGAAGCAGCTGTAATGGCATCACAATAGGATAGTAATTGTAGTTACGGTATACAGTTGTATGCCAACGGAACGGAAGCCTATCCCCATCGATAGTAAGTCCTATGCTATCGACAACAATACTCATCGTTTCGAAAGAAAACCTTATCCTATCAAAAGTGTAGCTTATAGTATCGGAAGTTGGCCTGATCCTTTCGAAGTTTAATCCTACGTTATCGAAAGTTGATCCTATTCTTTCGATACTAATTCTTATCCTTTCGACATAGTATCAGATGCTATCGAGTCTAAATCTTATCCTATCGTATTCAAAGCTTACATTACCAATAAAATATCGGATGGTATCGAAATCAAATCGTATAACATCGATAAAGAATAATACGTTATCGAAGCTCCTCCGGCTAGGATAGCAAAGGAATTCCGGAAGTATGTTATAGTACGGGTTGCTATTGCATGAAATCCCACGTTAATAGTATATTAAACCGCGGATAAAGATTTTTCGTCCGGTGGATAAGCCGTAAATTAGAGGGATAACTTTAAATATTTACCAATGTCATTATTAAAAGATAAAGTGGCCGTAGTATCCGGAGCAGGTTCCGGAATTGGCCGCGCTGTTGCGGAAGCTTATGCCCGCGAAGGAGCTAAAGTCGTTATTGCTGATATTAATGTAGAACATGGAGAAGCTACTGTAAAGGCAATCAAAGAAAATGGGGGCGATGCTTTTTTTGTGAAAGCCGATTCCTCCAAAGCCGAAGAAAACCAGAAATTAGTACAGGCAGTAGTAGCCCAATATGGAAGACTGGATATCGCCTGTAATAATGCTGGAATGGGGGGTCCTGCAAAACCGACTGGAGAATATGACCCCGCCGACTGGGACAGGGTAATTGCCCTCAACCTGAGCGGCGTTTTTTATGCCTGTAGGTACCAACTGGAACAAATGGTTAAAAATGGTGGCGGAAGCATTGTCAATATTGCGTCTATCCACGGCGAGGTTGCAGCACCAAATAGTCCTGCATACACTGCTTCCAAACATGGTGTGGTGGGATTGACCAAAAATATAGCCGTAGAATACGGTCAGAAGAATATTCGTTGTAATGCGGTAGGGCCGGGTTATATTGAAACCCCGCTATTGTCCGACCACATGGATAAAAATACCATCGCTGCAATTGCGGCAAAATGTGCGATGAACCGTCTTGGAACACCACAGGAAGTAGCCGAGTTGGTTGTATTCCTTAGTTCAGACAAATCCTCATTCACCACAGGCAGCTATATCATTGCCGACGGTGGGTATACCGCAGTATAAAAATATTAAATAGACATACTGGAAAATAGTCCTAAAAAAACAGGCACTAAGCAAGTTGATCGGAGATCGTTGCTTAGTGCCTGTTATAGTATCAGGAACGGCCGAACCGTTATTGTATCAGGTGCAAAACCATATCTGGACATAATCCTAAAGCGATGTTCAGGAGGATGGCAACAACCGCTACCGCAGTATAAACATAGGAAGTAGGATGTTGTGTTTTTTCTGTAGCAGGTTTGGTATACATGGCAAGTATCACTTTAAAGTAATACCCCACACTAATAATGGAATTGATAACCGCAATGATCACCAAGGCTACAAATCCAGAATTCAAGACCTGGTTGAACAGGAAGAATTTACCAAAGAATCCGGAGAATATCGGAATCCCGGCCATAGACAGTAAGCCACCCGTAAGTACCGCTGCCAATAAAGGATTTGTTTTACCCAATCCATTAAAGTTAAAGATATCTTCGTCTTCCTTGTCTTTGCACACATACAGGATCACTGCAAACGAAGCGATACCAGCGAGTGCATAGGCTGAGGTATAATATAATAAAGTACCGCCAGCTGTAGTGATGCTCAATAAGGTCATCAGCATGAATCCGGCATGTGAGATTCCGGAGAATGCCAACATACGTTTTACATTATTCTGTTTCAAAGCCATGATATTACCTACGGTCATAGACAGTATGGAAATAACCAGGATAACATTTTGGAACGATGCCGAAACTTCAGGCATCATGGTGCTGATCAATCGGAAAAAAGCAGCCATAGCCACTACTTTAGCCAGAGTACTCATGGTTGCCGTAGTCAGTGCAGGGGAACCTTCGTAGACATCCGGAGCCCAGAAATGAAATGGGGCAGCCGCAATCTTGAAAAGCATCCCGATACTGATCAGTGTAATACCGATATGGAACCAGTCGTGTTGTGTTGTAGATAAACTCGCTGCTTTAAAAATTTCAGCGGTGTCAAAAGAAGCCGTAGCGCCATAGATCAGGGCGATACCAAAAAGGATAAATCCGGAAGCAAAAGCTCCCATCAGGAAATATTTCATTCCCGCTTCATTACTCTTTAAGCTTAATCGGTCGCTGGCAGCCAGGACATATAGGGAAATAGATAATATTTCGATACCCAGGAAGAACATCGCAAGGTTCCCAAAAGAAACCATGGCAATACCTCCGGCAAGGAGGAATAATTTTATAGCAACAAAATCAGAGATCTTTTCGATTTGTTTTTCGTGAAAATCCGGGCTCATCGCTACAAGGAAAACAGTCAGCAGAATGAAAAGGGAAGAAAAGGCTACCGAGAAGTTATCGGTAATCACCATATTGTTGTAATGTGCAGCAGGCAGATTGAATTGCGTCACCGTAAAGCCCAGAATTGCCAGTAATCCGATGATGGTTACCGGGACAATTGCCTTTCTCAAATTGAAAATTTCAGCTATAAGGCATAAAACCCCTAATCCGGTAATAGCTATTAATGTATACATTGTATGACTAAATTAAAATCTGTTTATATGAACTAAAATTTCTTCCAGGCTTGGTGTAATCAGGTCGATGATAGGTTTCGGGTACAATCCGAAAAACAACAGGAATCCGATGATTACAGTGAATACAAGGCCTTCGTTGAAAGTAACATCTGCAAATGGTTTGGCATTTTGCTCCCCAAGCATGGCATGCTGGAACATTTTCAGCATATAAAATGCTCCTAAGATAATAGTCGTTCCACCAATGATGGCATAGGTAATACTGCTTTGCGCCAGACTGTACAGCAATTCGAATTCACCAATAAAGTTGAAAGTTCCCGGTAAAGCTACAGAAGCCAATACCAAAATCAGGAACATCGAAGCGAATTTTGGCGACTGGACACGGATACCACCCATTTCGTCAATTTTCCCGGTCTGGAATCTCCTGAAGATAACTTCAGCAGCAAAGAACAACCCTACTACAACAAAACCGTGTGCGATCATTTGCAATACTGCACCACGAAATCCATCTAAAGTAAGCGTATAGGTTCCGGCGGCAATCAACCCTACGTGTGCTAAGGAAGAATAGGCCAGTAATTTTTTAAGGTCATTTTGTTTCAGGGCTACAACCGAACCATAAATTACTCCAGCAAGGCTTAAGCCTGCAAAGAAATACAGGTATTTGGTTGCTGCCAGTGGAGCAATTGGCAATTGCCATCTGATGATGCTGTACAGCGCCATTTTCAGCATGATACCGGAAAGCAGCATCGTACCCACAGCCGGAGCTTTTTGGTACACTTTTGCCTGCCAGGTGTGAAAAGGGATG
The Flavobacterium kingsejongi genome window above contains:
- the istB gene encoding IS21-like element helper ATPase IstB, with translation MNESTVTKMKQMKLYGMFNAFKTAIESGKTDHYTLDQFVSMIIDAEWDERYNRRIERSITNAKFHYKSNIESINFDVSRNLDRNMVLRLAECEFIEKNENILITGSTGVGKSYLGTALGYQACIQGFKVSYFNTSKLFARLKMAKADGTYLRELTKIQRQDVIILDDFGLQALDSHNRITLLEIIEDRHNNGSIIVTSQIPVQGWYDIIGEKTIADAILDRLIHQSHRLELHGESMRKKRGINKE
- a CDS encoding HD domain-containing protein, producing the protein MTVQTIYQDTLRFASIKHLGQTLPSSSIPYVVHLSNVAMEILVAAQHHSDFNLTLALQLALLHDTIEDTDTTYYELEEEFGTTVASGVLALTKNSALPKEARMMDSLNRIRESVPEVWAVKLADRITNLQQPPAHWDTAKKADYQEQAKVILAQLSGGNTFLEHRLAEKIKAYSQYL
- a CDS encoding SDR family NAD(P)-dependent oxidoreductase, with amino-acid sequence MSLLKDKVAVVSGAGSGIGRAVAEAYAREGAKVVIADINVEHGEATVKAIKENGGDAFFVKADSSKAEENQKLVQAVVAQYGRLDIACNNAGMGGPAKPTGEYDPADWDRVIALNLSGVFYACRYQLEQMVKNGGGSIVNIASIHGEVAAPNSPAYTASKHGVVGLTKNIAVEYGQKNIRCNAVGPGYIETPLLSDHMDKNTIAAIAAKCAMNRLGTPQEVAELVVFLSSDKSSFTTGSYIIADGGYTAV
- a CDS encoding NADH-quinone oxidoreductase subunit N, yielding MYTLIAITGLGVLCLIAEIFNLRKAIVPVTIIGLLAILGFTVTQFNLPAAHYNNMVITDNFSVAFSSLFILLTVFLVAMSPDFHEKQIEKISDFVAIKLFLLAGGIAMVSFGNLAMFFLGIEILSISLYVLAASDRLSLKSNEAGMKYFLMGAFASGFILFGIALIYGATASFDTAEIFKAASLSTTQHDWFHIGITLISIGMLFKIAAAPFHFWAPDVYEGSPALTTATMSTLAKVVAMAAFFRLISTMMPEVSASFQNVILVISILSMTVGNIMALKQNNVKRMLAFSGISHAGFMLMTLLSITTAGGTLLYYTSAYALAGIASFAVILYVCKDKEDEDIFNFNGLGKTNPLLAAVLTGGLLSMAGIPIFSGFFGKFFLFNQVLNSGFVALVIIAVINSIISVGYYFKVILAMYTKPATEKTQHPTSYVYTAVAVVAILLNIALGLCPDMVLHLIQ
- a CDS encoding complex I subunit 4 family protein; the encoded protein is MDVSYILIILLFGSAVTFFAGDKWASKIALLFSIAAFGAAVVLLNHYNAGQDISVSKPWIALPKIYFALQGDGLSLAMVLLTTALTPIILFSSFGNTFAQSKNFYALVLFMAFAMAGTFLAADGFLYYIFWELSLIPIYFIALLWGNGDAESRKKAVIKFFIYTFAGSLFMLVSFIYLYQKAGSFLLADLYELRLSATAQFWIFLGFFMAYAIKIPIIPFHTWQAKVYQKAPAVGTMLLSGIMLKMALYSIIRWQLPIAPLAATKYLYFFAGLSLAGVIYGSVVALKQNDLKKLLAYSSLAHVGLIAAGTYTLTLDGFRGAVLQMIAHGFVVVGLFFAAEVIFRRFQTGKIDEMGGIRVQSPKFASMFLILVLASVALPGTFNFIGEFELLYSLAQSSITYAIIGGTTIILGAFYMLKMFQHAMLGEQNAKPFADVTFNEGLVFTVIIGFLLFFGLYPKPIIDLITPSLEEILVHINRF